The genomic region CCAAGTCGGACATGGTGCCAACCCTAGCTGCGCGCATTAAGCATAAGTTGGGAATAGTCAACCCCTTTACGGTTGCTTATGACCTACCTTTTGGATGCCCAGGATGGCTTCAGGCAATGATTCATGCAAACTATTACATTAAATCGGGCGATGCCAAGCGAGTAATGATTATAGGTGCAGAAACTCTTTCGCGCGTGTCGGATCCACACGATATCGACAGTATGATATACTCCGATGGTGCTGGAGCCGCCATACTTGAATCGGTTAAAAGCCCCACTCAAACGGGTGTTCTTTCTCATCTTACCCGGTCGGATACCATTGACCATGCCCCTCTGCTCACCATGGATATCTCCTACTGCCCCGAGTTTGAGAACGAAAATATCTTTTTGAAGATGAATGGTCGGAAGCTGTATGAATATGCGCTTAATAACGTGCCACAAACGGTGAAAACGTGCATTGACAAGGCAGGTCTTCAGCTGACAGACATTAAGAAGGTGCTCATCCACCAGGCCAACGCAAAAATGGATGAAGCCATACTTTCTAGGTTATTCAAGCTCTATAATGTGAGCGAAATTCCTGCCAACATTATGCCAATGACCATCTCCAAGCTGGGAAACAACTCAGTTGCAACCTTGCCAATACTTCTCGATATTATTCGAAAAGGGGAGATGGAAAATCAACAGCTTAATAGTGGCGATCACATTGTTTTTGCATCGGTAGGTGCAGGAATGAACATTAATGCGGTGGTGTATCGTATGCCATAAGCATTCGTAGTAACTTTGAGCCTGCAGCGGAGGAATATATTCATGCTGCAGGTTTTTTTTTGACTCGAGATAGATGAATATTCCACGCTTTGCTACTATATTAATCTTTTGATTACTATCTGGTGAATGAGTGGTTATTCCTCTTTATTTTTTTAGTTTCTCGTGCTGTTGCGTATTAAACCTCTATCGTGTTTTAACCTCCAAGGGGCATTATATTTATTGGCTTTGGGATTTGAAGAAATGGCCAACTTTGGAAAAAATAATCAGCAGTGAATCGTTTTTTAGATATCCGAAGTTACTTTCAGGGCGTTGGTTTTGCCTTCAGGGCATTGCAGAGTCGAAACTTTAAGCTCTTCTTTTTTGGGCAGATAGTCTCCTTGCTGGGTACCTGGATTCAAAATATTGCCCTAGGATGGCTGGTATACCGGCTTACCAATTCCGTATTTTTACTTGGCGTAGTGGGCTTTGCTGGGCAAATTCCATCGTTGGTGATTACACCAATTGCTGGTGTATTTGCCGATAGGCTTAACCGAAGGAATGTTATGCTTGCCACCCAAACAGCCTTTATGGCGTTGGCTTTCCTTTTGGCTGCCCTCGTGCTGCTAAATGTGATTCAAGTGTGGCAAATAATCCTGCTGGCAACCTTAAATGGTGTGGTGCTTGCTATCGATACTCCATTTCGACATGCTTTCTTGCTTGTAATGGTGGGAGAAAAGTCGCTACTTCAAAATGCCATTGCACTAAATTCCACGCTTATTAACTCAGCAAGGTTTATTGGGCCAACTATTGGAGGTATTCTCATTGCTTTGGTGGGGGAGGGATGGTGCTTTTTTTTCAATGGGATTAGCTTTCTTGCAGTAATTGGAGCCCTGATCGCCATGGTGGTTATCGACACTCAGCAATCATTGGGAAGAAACTCTATCTTGGCCGATTTGCGGGAAGGGTTGAAATACTCCTTTAATTTTGTACCCATTCGTTACCTGCTTATACTGG from Williamwhitmania sp. harbors:
- a CDS encoding ketoacyl-ACP synthase III, encoding MSEAYYSIIAATGKYIPTKVVKNEKFLKHKFYNSSGEQLVKPNMEIIDKFRQITEIEERRYVEDNLVASDIGFLAASDALASSGINKEELDYIIVAHNFGDVKKSNPKSDMVPTLAARIKHKLGIVNPFTVAYDLPFGCPGWLQAMIHANYYIKSGDAKRVMIIGAETLSRVSDPHDIDSMIYSDGAGAAILESVKSPTQTGVLSHLTRSDTIDHAPLLTMDISYCPEFENENIFLKMNGRKLYEYALNNVPQTVKTCIDKAGLQLTDIKKVLIHQANAKMDEAILSRLFKLYNVSEIPANIMPMTISKLGNNSVATLPILLDIIRKGEMENQQLNSGDHIVFASVGAGMNINAVVYRMP
- a CDS encoding MFS transporter, translated to MNRFLDIRSYFQGVGFAFRALQSRNFKLFFFGQIVSLLGTWIQNIALGWLVYRLTNSVFLLGVVGFAGQIPSLVITPIAGVFADRLNRRNVMLATQTAFMALAFLLAALVLLNVIQVWQIILLATLNGVVLAIDTPFRHAFLLVMVGEKSLLQNAIALNSTLINSARFIGPTIGGILIALVGEGWCFFFNGISFLAVIGALIAMVVIDTQQSLGRNSILADLREGLKYSFNFVPIRYLLILVITTSFFGLPFQVFMPVYAKDILGGGAELLGFLTGAMGAGALVGAFYLASRKTTNSFPRLILFAAATFSVGLMGFAFSTVTILSLVLIFFIGFGMIVEFASTNTLLQTIVDEDKRGRVVSLYGMSFLGISPLGSLLLGSLSHSWGVDVVLFVSGIFCLLAVGLYARRVPIISHVVRSINEHS